One segment of Candidatus Sulfotelmatobacter sp. DNA contains the following:
- a CDS encoding sigma-70 family RNA polymerase sigma factor: MRGASSAGADRLAERFEAAKPRLQRLALRILGSAAEADDALQETWLRISRADVEHVEHFDGWLTTVAARVCFDALKWRESRHEELTPDDPRHELATIAPGERPEEDAILADSIGVAMRVLLDALPPPERVAFVLHDMFDVPFDQVGAILGKTSEAARQLASRARRRVRGASTDRDAVTQRHDELVRAFLAASRMGNFTALLALLDPAASLRVDAGVLAMGGAGYWQNERLLDGVEGAQTVARMFTGRARGAQPALIDGRPGAVWVHEGAVLVAFHFRIAGDRIAAIELVADVEALARAVIER, from the coding sequence GTGAGAGGAGCGTCCTCGGCGGGTGCGGACCGGCTCGCGGAGCGGTTCGAAGCGGCGAAGCCCCGCTTGCAGCGGCTCGCGCTGCGAATCCTGGGCTCGGCAGCCGAAGCCGACGATGCGCTGCAAGAGACCTGGCTGCGCATCAGCCGAGCGGACGTCGAGCACGTCGAGCATTTCGACGGTTGGCTCACCACCGTTGCCGCGCGCGTCTGCTTCGACGCGCTGAAGTGGCGCGAGAGCCGGCACGAAGAGCTGACGCCGGACGATCCGCGTCACGAGCTCGCGACGATCGCGCCCGGCGAACGTCCCGAAGAGGACGCGATCCTGGCCGACTCGATCGGCGTGGCCATGCGCGTTCTGCTCGACGCGCTGCCGCCGCCGGAACGCGTCGCGTTCGTGCTGCACGACATGTTCGACGTTCCGTTCGATCAGGTCGGCGCGATCCTCGGGAAGACGAGCGAGGCGGCGCGGCAGCTCGCGAGTCGCGCGCGCCGCCGCGTGCGCGGCGCGTCGACCGATCGCGACGCCGTCACGCAGCGGCACGACGAGCTCGTGCGCGCGTTCCTGGCGGCCTCGCGGATGGGAAACTTCACGGCGTTGCTGGCGCTGCTCGATCCGGCGGCGTCGTTGCGCGTGGACGCCGGGGTGCTCGCGATGGGCGGCGCCGGATATTGGCAGAACGAGCGTTTGCTCGACGGCGTCGAGGGCGCGCAGACCGTCGCACGGATGTTCACCGGGCGCGCCCGCGGTGCGCAACCGGCCCTCATCGACGGTCGCCCCGGCGCGGTGTGGGTGCACGAGGGAGCGGTTCTCGTGGCCTTCCACTTCCGCATAGCGGGCGATCGGATCGCGGCGATCGAGCTCGTCGCGGACGTCGAGGCGCTCGCACGAGCGGTCATCGAGCGGTAG
- a CDS encoding VOC family protein gives MQDVSLIIYPAADMAAAKRFFRELIGSDPYVDSPQYVGYKGGEMEIGLVPNADERDPVALPYWTVSDIAASIDALVAAGGTPVQPVTDVGYGLLVASVKEPNGAIVGLRQMPKS, from the coding sequence TTGCAAGACGTCTCCCTCATCATCTACCCGGCAGCGGACATGGCTGCGGCCAAACGATTCTTTCGGGAGCTCATCGGCAGCGACCCCTACGTCGACAGCCCGCAGTACGTCGGCTACAAGGGCGGCGAGATGGAAATCGGGCTCGTCCCCAACGCCGACGAACGCGACCCGGTCGCGCTCCCGTACTGGACGGTGAGCGACATCGCGGCGAGCATCGACGCGCTCGTCGCAGCCGGCGGCACGCCCGTGCAACCGGTCACGGACGTCGGCTACGGCTTGCTGGTCGCGAGCGTCAAAGAACCCAACGGCGCGATCGTGGGGCTGCGACAGATGCCGAAGAGCTGA
- a CDS encoding Hpt domain-containing protein → MNDDQVLDESRLRALSGGSASVETMLLDSLVDEAADLLERLEAAAVVKDRGTLREAAHALKGIAGNVGAAQLERRARALEDALRVDAPTVTAELVAIVEALAAIRLVRDRRTT, encoded by the coding sequence GTGAACGACGACCAGGTTCTGGACGAGAGCCGTTTGCGGGCGCTCTCGGGCGGCAGCGCGTCGGTCGAGACGATGCTGCTGGACTCGCTCGTCGACGAGGCGGCGGACCTACTCGAGCGCCTCGAGGCCGCGGCCGTGGTCAAGGACCGCGGCACGCTGCGCGAAGCCGCGCACGCGCTCAAGGGGATCGCCGGCAACGTCGGCGCGGCGCAGCTCGAACGGCGTGCCCGCGCGCTCGAGGATGCGCTGCGCGTCGATGCGCCCACGGTGACCGCGGAGCTGGTCGCGATCGTCGAAGCGCTGGCGGCAATCCGCCTCGTGCGGGACCGGCGTACGACCTGA
- a CDS encoding LysR substrate-binding domain-containing protein, with protein sequence MRQPVLANLSLRDLEYAIAVARERHFGRAAEACGVSQSALSEQVRKLEATLGLPLFERTKRRVAPTVRGLAILRQAEALLGDARRLLDDAHRSAEPLSGELRLGVIATLGPYYMPFVIALCRRHFPHLDLRLREATTGELLAALRRGDLDATLLALPVGADDLIAEPLFFEPFRLACRSDHDLARRARVDLRELDRGPLLLMEDGHCLRDQTLSLCDPARLPAQSRYASSLEMLRHMIAAGEGISLLPLLATAEHTTMDGMIAYRELDSERAGRMIALVWRTTETRSADLREIAAALREVLPRGVLALRAASGAPGGG encoded by the coding sequence ATGCGGCAACCCGTCCTGGCCAATCTGTCGCTCCGCGACCTGGAATACGCGATCGCGGTCGCGCGGGAGCGCCATTTCGGGCGCGCCGCCGAGGCCTGCGGGGTGAGTCAGTCGGCCCTGAGCGAGCAGGTCCGCAAGCTCGAGGCGACTCTCGGCCTCCCGCTCTTCGAACGGACCAAGCGCCGCGTGGCGCCGACCGTCCGCGGGCTGGCGATCCTGCGGCAGGCCGAGGCTCTGCTCGGCGACGCCCGCCGGCTCCTCGACGACGCGCATCGCAGCGCCGAGCCGCTGTCCGGCGAGCTGCGGCTGGGCGTGATCGCGACCCTGGGCCCGTATTACATGCCGTTCGTCATCGCGCTCTGCCGGCGCCATTTCCCGCACCTCGACTTACGGCTGCGCGAGGCGACGACCGGCGAGCTGCTCGCCGCGCTGCGCCGCGGCGATTTGGACGCGACGCTGCTGGCGCTTCCGGTCGGCGCGGACGACCTGATCGCCGAGCCGCTGTTCTTCGAGCCGTTTCGGCTGGCATGCCGCAGCGATCACGACCTGGCGCGGCGCGCGCGCGTCGACCTGCGCGAGCTCGACCGCGGGCCGCTGCTGTTGATGGAAGACGGCCACTGCCTGCGCGATCAGACGCTCTCGCTGTGCGACCCCGCGCGGCTGCCGGCGCAGAGCCGGTACGCGAGCTCGCTCGAGATGTTGCGGCACATGATCGCGGCCGGCGAAGGGATCTCGCTGCTGCCGCTGCTCGCGACCGCCGAGCACACGACGATGGATGGGATGATCGCCTATCGCGAGCTCGACAGCGAGCGCGCGGGACGCATGATCGCGCTGGTTTGGCGCACGACGGAGACGCGCAGCGCCGATCTGCGAGAGATCGCGGCCGCTTTGCGCGAAGTCCTCCCCCGTGGGGTGCTGGCACTCCGCGCGGCGTCCGGTGCACCGGGAGGAGGTTGA
- the katG gene encoding catalase/peroxidase HPI, which produces MRDAELEKNGAQCPVPHGRPAGTHLDAGMMTNQDWWPNMLNLHVLHPNHPGGDPMGADYEYADDFAKLDVNALKADMMAAMTNSQEWWPADYGHYGPFFIRMAWHAAGTYRTFDGRGGAGRGQQRFAPLNSWPDNANLDKARRLLWPIKQKYGSKISWADLIVFAGHCALESMGLKPYGFAFGRPDVFEPEEDVNWGAEREWLGDKRYSGDRDLARPFGAVQMGLIYVNPEGPDGNGDPAGSARDIRETFARMAMDDEETVALIAGGHTFGKVHGAAPPDQYVGPEPEGAPIEAQGLGWANRYKSGNGDATITSGLEGAWTASPITWDNSFFQNLFSYEWELTASPAGAKQWKPKNNGGVGTVPDAHDGSKKHAPMMLTSDLALRTDPSYEKISRRFYENPQEFADAFARAWYKLTHRDMGPRARYLGPLVPTEDLIWQDPIPKGTPLSDADVGALKEKVLASGLSVSDLVSAAWASASTFRGSDMRGGANGARVRLEPQKNWEVNQPAQLAKTLSALEQIQKDAGKQVSLADLIVLGGNAAVEKAAKDAGVTVSVPFTSGRGDASQAQTDVASFGVLEPYADGFRNYLKAAPLNVTAEELLVDKAQQLTLTAPEMTVLVGGLRVLGANTAGSKDGVFTATPGKLTNDFFVNLLDMGTTWTKTSEAAERFEGKDRKTGQLRWTGTRVDLIFGSNSQLRAIAEVYGASDAKEKFVRDFAAAWAKVMNADRFDVR; this is translated from the coding sequence ATGCGAGACGCGGAACTCGAGAAGAACGGCGCTCAGTGCCCGGTGCCGCACGGCAGACCGGCCGGTACCCATTTGGACGCCGGCATGATGACCAATCAAGACTGGTGGCCGAACATGCTGAACCTGCATGTTCTGCACCCGAATCATCCGGGCGGCGACCCGATGGGCGCCGACTACGAGTACGCCGACGACTTTGCGAAGCTCGACGTCAACGCGCTCAAGGCCGACATGATGGCGGCGATGACGAACTCGCAGGAGTGGTGGCCGGCCGACTACGGCCACTACGGCCCGTTCTTCATCCGCATGGCCTGGCACGCGGCCGGCACGTATCGCACGTTCGACGGACGCGGCGGCGCGGGCCGCGGTCAGCAGCGTTTCGCGCCGCTCAACAGTTGGCCGGACAACGCGAACCTCGACAAGGCGCGCCGCCTGCTGTGGCCCATCAAGCAGAAATACGGCAGCAAGATCTCGTGGGCCGACCTCATCGTCTTCGCGGGGCATTGCGCGCTCGAGTCGATGGGACTCAAACCGTACGGCTTCGCCTTCGGCCGACCCGACGTGTTCGAGCCGGAAGAGGACGTCAATTGGGGGGCCGAGCGCGAATGGCTGGGCGACAAGCGCTATAGCGGCGATCGTGACCTCGCGCGCCCGTTCGGCGCGGTACAGATGGGCCTCATCTACGTGAACCCGGAAGGCCCCGACGGGAACGGCGACCCGGCCGGTTCGGCGCGCGACATCCGCGAGACGTTCGCGCGCATGGCGATGGACGACGAAGAGACGGTCGCCCTGATCGCCGGCGGCCACACGTTCGGGAAGGTGCACGGCGCCGCGCCGCCCGACCAGTACGTCGGCCCCGAGCCCGAAGGCGCGCCGATCGAAGCGCAGGGCCTGGGCTGGGCCAACCGCTACAAGTCCGGCAACGGCGACGCGACGATCACCAGCGGCCTCGAGGGCGCGTGGACGGCGAGCCCCATCACGTGGGACAACAGCTTCTTCCAGAACCTGTTCAGCTATGAGTGGGAGCTGACCGCGAGCCCGGCCGGTGCCAAGCAGTGGAAGCCCAAGAACAACGGCGGCGTCGGCACCGTCCCCGACGCGCACGACGGTTCCAAGAAGCACGCGCCGATGATGCTCACCAGCGACTTGGCGCTGCGCACCGATCCGTCGTACGAGAAGATCTCGCGCCGCTTCTACGAGAACCCACAGGAGTTCGCCGACGCCTTCGCGCGCGCGTGGTACAAGCTCACGCATCGCGACATGGGACCGCGCGCGCGTTACCTCGGCCCGCTCGTTCCCACGGAAGATCTGATCTGGCAAGATCCGATTCCCAAAGGCACCCCGCTCTCCGACGCGGACGTTGGGGCGCTCAAGGAGAAGGTCCTCGCGTCGGGCCTGAGCGTGAGTGACTTGGTGTCCGCGGCGTGGGCGTCGGCCTCGACGTTCCGCGGCTCCGACATGCGCGGCGGCGCGAACGGCGCGCGCGTGCGTCTGGAGCCGCAAAAGAACTGGGAGGTCAACCAGCCCGCCCAACTGGCCAAGACGCTGAGCGCGCTCGAGCAGATCCAGAAAGACGCCGGCAAGCAGGTTTCGCTCGCCGACCTCATCGTGCTGGGCGGCAACGCGGCGGTCGAGAAGGCGGCGAAGGACGCCGGCGTCACGGTGAGCGTGCCGTTCACGTCCGGCCGCGGCGACGCTTCGCAAGCGCAGACCGACGTCGCGTCGTTCGGCGTGCTCGAGCCGTACGCCGACGGTTTCCGGAACTACCTCAAAGCGGCGCCGCTCAACGTGACCGCCGAGGAGCTGCTGGTGGACAAAGCGCAGCAGCTGACGCTGACCGCACCGGAGATGACGGTGCTCGTCGGTGGGTTGCGCGTGCTCGGCGCGAACACCGCCGGCTCGAAGGACGGCGTCTTCACGGCGACGCCGGGCAAGCTGACCAACGACTTCTTCGTCAACCTGCTCGACATGGGCACGACCTGGACCAAGACCTCGGAGGCCGCCGAACGCTTCGAAGGCAAAGACCGCAAGACTGGTCAGCTGAGGTGGACGGGCACGCGCGTCGATCTGATCTTCGGCTCGAACTCGCAGCTGCGCGCGATCGCCGAAGTCTACGGCGCTTCCGATGCGAAGGAGAAGTTCGTCCGCGACTTCGCCGCGGCGTGGGCGAAAGTCATGAACGCCGATCGCTTCGACGTCCGCTGA
- a CDS encoding DUF3856 domain-containing protein yields the protein MKAAIELYGMDADVKDETAALADATGPARCEALARLAWYLRQRDSRTARQYADEAEALLDQISSPADALLRARIQLVRAETLALFSMPDQAAALVAPAFEAFRSSGDLVGQGDACLVRALAAQARGDTGDVIASLERAVGYFADASDELRFQVARAWSIFNRAVQDRSRIRGELTAALASARPHPAVDAMLTAARGVVESGDGELARSAASHVEASQAARVAGMNRHAIVSLVNAAGWLHELGDYDAAGALIEEALGIARALEWPAVTGLCLQRLGDLMRLVGQYERSAEILGEAIASFEAVPGGSNKGMAHAALGETLMGLGKFDEALASLDTACELFERGGHAEGLVAASAVQARVLSRAGRPQEALERIRAAQRVAEVGNVGTQRVQLTYALADVHRRHDLAPPAGATEPNAHLHYLEEALRVGSTIARWTAPPNMLIEVSEAWEAAGEPQRALDYVRRAVAAQKSESAQRAAARAMTLKSRHEAASSRLEAERERELQQLLRRTNAELVESQRALNQYRLLSEVTRDIILFLDADSLTIVTANAAAAEAYGYTLEELVGMPLGRIQAGADAPWDEAALRHGMLIEQEHRRRSGELFPVEMLVRLTDIDGRRTAVATVRDVTERVSARLELSHALEQAIEASRLKSDFVATISHEIRTPMNGIIGMSELLLRTPLEPHQVDYATTVKESAQSLLSIINDILDFSKMEAGKFTLEPYDFEPAVVVNGVVALLAHQAEAKGIALEAQVSGRIPKVLRGDGGRIRQILLNLAGNAVKFTAAGEVQIMATLVAAEGERVVLEFAIEDTGIGIQPDVLDRLFQPFVQADGSTTRTFGGTGLGLSISRRLAELMGGTIGATSMPGAGSVFRFTVPLEYAVEEVAAPRPQDALVKLQLLVVDDDPAVGRMLRRYAGSWGMDVLVAPDGDAALAALRDRAAAGRPIDLAIIDYVMPKCNGIELGREIRADSSLGQPALILLTAFHSAARDLAARESGFDAYLTKPCPPSTLYDALAEAAGERFTSAVKAPPASEPAAPRPARILLAEDQLVNQKVALLQLAELGYAADVAHNGREAADAVAREPYDVVLMDLHMPEMDGIAAARSIRAREAASGARVTIVALTANALEQDRRACLEAGMDDYLVKPLQLDALKATLERWLPADRRRAG from the coding sequence TTGAAGGCTGCGATCGAGTTGTACGGCATGGATGCCGACGTCAAGGATGAAACGGCCGCGCTGGCGGACGCGACCGGGCCGGCGCGCTGCGAGGCACTCGCGCGGCTCGCCTGGTACTTGCGGCAACGCGACAGCCGGACCGCACGGCAGTACGCGGACGAAGCGGAAGCTCTGCTCGACCAGATCTCATCGCCGGCTGACGCGCTGTTGCGCGCGCGGATCCAGCTGGTGCGCGCGGAGACCCTCGCGCTGTTCTCGATGCCGGACCAGGCGGCCGCGCTGGTCGCGCCGGCGTTCGAGGCCTTCCGCTCGAGCGGCGACCTCGTCGGCCAAGGTGATGCCTGTCTGGTCCGCGCGTTGGCCGCGCAGGCACGCGGTGACACCGGGGACGTGATCGCGTCGCTGGAACGCGCCGTCGGCTACTTCGCCGACGCGAGCGACGAGCTGCGTTTCCAAGTCGCGCGGGCATGGAGCATCTTCAATCGAGCCGTTCAGGACCGCTCGCGCATTCGCGGAGAGCTGACCGCGGCGCTGGCGTCGGCGAGGCCGCATCCCGCGGTCGACGCGATGTTGACGGCGGCCCGCGGCGTCGTCGAGTCGGGCGACGGGGAACTGGCGCGTTCGGCCGCGTCGCACGTCGAAGCGTCGCAAGCCGCGCGAGTGGCCGGCATGAACCGGCACGCGATCGTGTCGCTGGTGAACGCGGCGGGATGGCTGCACGAACTGGGCGACTACGACGCCGCCGGCGCGCTCATCGAAGAAGCGCTCGGCATCGCGCGAGCGCTCGAGTGGCCGGCGGTGACCGGCTTGTGCCTGCAGCGCCTGGGCGATCTGATGCGCCTGGTGGGCCAGTACGAGCGCAGCGCGGAGATCCTCGGGGAGGCGATCGCGAGCTTCGAGGCGGTTCCCGGCGGATCGAACAAAGGCATGGCGCACGCCGCGCTCGGCGAGACGCTGATGGGTCTGGGCAAGTTCGACGAAGCGCTGGCGTCGCTCGACACGGCGTGCGAGTTGTTCGAGCGAGGCGGTCACGCCGAGGGACTCGTCGCGGCGAGCGCGGTGCAGGCGCGCGTGCTCTCGCGCGCGGGACGGCCGCAAGAGGCGCTCGAGCGCATTCGGGCCGCGCAGCGGGTCGCCGAAGTCGGTAACGTGGGGACGCAGCGGGTGCAGCTGACGTACGCGCTCGCCGACGTCCACCGCCGCCACGACCTCGCGCCGCCGGCCGGCGCCACCGAGCCCAACGCGCACCTCCACTATCTCGAGGAGGCGTTGCGGGTCGGCTCGACGATCGCCCGGTGGACCGCGCCGCCCAACATGCTCATCGAGGTCTCCGAAGCATGGGAGGCCGCCGGCGAGCCGCAACGCGCGCTCGATTACGTTCGGCGGGCGGTCGCGGCGCAGAAGAGCGAGAGCGCGCAACGGGCCGCCGCGCGCGCGATGACGCTGAAGAGCCGTCACGAGGCCGCGAGCTCGCGGCTCGAAGCGGAGCGCGAACGCGAGCTGCAGCAGCTCCTGCGACGGACCAACGCCGAGCTGGTCGAATCGCAGCGCGCGCTCAATCAATACCGGCTGCTCTCCGAGGTGACGCGCGACATCATCCTGTTCCTCGACGCGGACTCGCTCACGATCGTCACGGCGAATGCCGCGGCGGCCGAGGCGTACGGATACACCCTCGAGGAGCTCGTGGGGATGCCGCTCGGCCGAATCCAGGCCGGCGCCGACGCACCGTGGGACGAGGCGGCGCTGCGCCACGGGATGCTGATCGAGCAAGAGCACCGGCGACGCAGCGGCGAGCTGTTTCCGGTCGAGATGCTGGTGCGGCTCACCGACATCGACGGGCGCCGCACGGCCGTCGCCACGGTGCGCGACGTCACCGAGCGCGTGAGTGCGCGCCTCGAGCTCTCGCACGCCTTGGAGCAGGCGATCGAAGCATCGCGCCTCAAGAGTGATTTCGTCGCCACCATCAGCCACGAGATCCGCACGCCGATGAACGGCATCATCGGGATGAGCGAACTCTTGCTGCGCACGCCGCTCGAGCCGCATCAGGTCGACTACGCGACGACGGTGAAGGAGTCGGCCCAGTCGCTCTTGTCGATCATCAACGACATCCTCGACTTCTCCAAGATGGAAGCCGGGAAGTTCACCTTGGAGCCGTACGATTTCGAGCCGGCGGTGGTGGTGAACGGCGTGGTCGCGCTGCTCGCGCACCAAGCCGAGGCCAAGGGGATCGCGCTCGAGGCCCAGGTGTCGGGCCGCATCCCGAAAGTGCTGCGCGGCGACGGCGGCCGCATCCGCCAGATCCTGCTCAATCTCGCCGGCAACGCGGTGAAGTTCACCGCTGCCGGCGAGGTGCAGATCATGGCGACGCTGGTCGCCGCCGAGGGCGAGCGCGTCGTGCTCGAGTTCGCGATCGAGGACACGGGGATCGGCATCCAGCCGGACGTGCTCGACCGTTTGTTCCAGCCGTTCGTGCAGGCCGACGGCAGCACGACCCGGACGTTCGGGGGGACGGGGCTGGGGCTCTCGATCTCGCGCCGTCTCGCCGAGCTGATGGGGGGGACGATCGGCGCGACGAGCATGCCCGGTGCGGGCTCCGTGTTTCGGTTCACCGTTCCGCTGGAGTACGCGGTCGAGGAAGTCGCGGCGCCGCGTCCGCAGGACGCGTTGGTCAAGCTGCAGCTGCTCGTGGTCGACGACGATCCGGCCGTTGGCCGGATGCTTCGCCGGTACGCCGGCTCGTGGGGCATGGACGTCCTCGTCGCACCGGACGGCGACGCGGCGCTGGCGGCGCTGCGCGATCGCGCCGCCGCCGGTCGACCGATCGACTTGGCGATCATCGACTACGTGATGCCCAAGTGCAACGGCATCGAGCTGGGCCGCGAGATACGCGCGGACTCCAGTCTCGGCCAGCCGGCCTTGATCTTGCTGACGGCGTTTCACTCCGCGGCGCGCGACCTGGCCGCGCGCGAATCCGGCTTCGACGCGTATTTGACCAAGCCGTGTCCGCCGTCCACGCTCTACGACGCGCTGGCTGAAGCCGCCGGCGAACGCTTCACGTCCGCCGTCAAAGCGCCGCCGGCCTCCGAGCCCGCGGCGCCGCGTCCGGCGCGCATCCTGCTCGCCGAGGATCAGCTCGTCAATCAGAAAGTCGCCTTGCTGCAGCTGGCGGAGCTGGGCTATGCCGCCGACGTCGCGCACAACGGTCGCGAAGCGGCCGACGCCGTCGCGCGCGAGCCGTACGACGTGGTCCTGATGGACCTGCACATGCCCGAGATGGACGGCATTGCCGCCGCCCGTTCGATTCGCGCGCGCGAAGCCGCGAGCGGCGCGCGCGTGACCATCGTCGCGCTCACCGCCAACGCCCTCGAGCAAGACCGCCGCGCGTGCCTCGAGGCCGGAATGGACGACTATCTCGTCAAGCCGCTCCAGCTGGACGCGCTCAAAGCGACGCTCGAGCGGTGGCTTCCCGCGGATCGGCGGCGCGCGGGGTGA
- a CDS encoding VOC family protein — protein sequence MRPARATISATTDFVVTATIIVADIARSTEFYHKVFDAAVLSKGEPTLLRFGNTWLMIARGGGPTDDKPTVVASPPRQPDVLSGFLNLRVKNVAHCHALWKSRGAHFLTEPKVHDGEIRCYIRDPDGYLIEVGQDTDGDTPLEAYR from the coding sequence ATGCGACCTGCGCGCGCGACCATCAGCGCGACGACCGACTTCGTCGTCACGGCGACGATCATCGTCGCCGACATCGCCCGCTCGACCGAATTCTATCACAAGGTGTTCGACGCGGCCGTGCTCTCGAAGGGAGAGCCCACGCTGCTGCGCTTCGGGAACACCTGGCTGATGATCGCCCGCGGCGGCGGGCCGACCGACGACAAACCGACGGTCGTCGCCTCGCCGCCGCGCCAGCCCGACGTCCTGAGCGGGTTCCTCAACCTGCGCGTCAAGAACGTCGCGCACTGCCACGCGCTGTGGAAGTCGCGCGGCGCGCACTTCCTCACCGAGCCGAAAGTGCACGACGGAGAGATCCGCTGCTACATCCGCGACCCGGACGGCTACTTGATCGAAGTCGGCCAGGATACCGACGGCGATACGCCGCTGGAGGCGTACCGGTGA
- a CDS encoding HD domain-containing phosphohydrolase, which yields MLVVVVDDNPTNSHVYLSLIAQIPGTEARSFIRSAEAFAWCLKTEPDLLILDYRMPTPNGLEFIKDYRGARPYAETPIIMITGEKDRDVRHRALQLGASDFLNKPADPVEFIARATNLLALRRSRKSLADRAVHLADEVAKATREIAEREEETINRLMRAAEFRDNETGKHIVRMGHYAALVGAKLGMGAADQRALLLATPMHDIGKVATPDRVLLKEGPLTPEEWVIMRAHTTAGYEMLSGSSSRILRLAADIALRHHEKWDGSGYPDGLSGEDIPVSARIAAACDVFDALVSRRPYKEPWPVADAFAEIEKLAGKHFDPRVAAAFLAIKPEVVQIVHRYADEAAA from the coding sequence TTGCTCGTAGTAGTCGTTGACGACAACCCGACCAATTCACACGTCTATCTGTCGCTCATCGCGCAGATTCCCGGTACCGAGGCGCGCTCGTTCATCAGATCCGCCGAAGCGTTCGCGTGGTGCTTGAAGACCGAGCCCGATCTGTTGATCCTCGACTATCGGATGCCGACGCCCAACGGCCTGGAGTTCATCAAGGACTACCGCGGCGCGCGACCCTACGCCGAGACGCCGATCATCATGATCACCGGCGAGAAAGATCGCGACGTGCGTCACCGTGCGCTGCAGCTCGGCGCGAGCGACTTCCTCAACAAACCCGCCGATCCGGTCGAGTTCATCGCGCGCGCGACGAATCTGCTCGCGCTGCGGCGCAGCCGCAAGTCGCTCGCCGACCGCGCCGTGCACTTGGCGGATGAGGTCGCCAAGGCCACCCGCGAGATCGCCGAGCGCGAAGAGGAGACGATCAACCGGCTGATGCGCGCGGCCGAGTTCCGCGACAACGAGACCGGCAAGCACATCGTGCGCATGGGGCACTACGCCGCGTTGGTCGGCGCGAAGCTCGGGATGGGCGCTGCCGATCAGCGCGCGCTGCTGTTGGCGACGCCGATGCACGACATCGGGAAGGTCGCCACGCCGGACCGCGTGCTGCTCAAGGAGGGGCCGCTCACCCCAGAGGAGTGGGTCATCATGCGCGCGCACACGACGGCCGGCTACGAGATGCTCAGCGGCAGCTCGTCGCGGATCTTGCGGCTGGCGGCCGACATCGCGCTGCGGCACCACGAGAAGTGGGACGGCTCGGGCTATCCCGACGGTCTGAGCGGCGAGGACATCCCGGTCTCGGCGCGCATCGCGGCCGCGTGCGACGTCTTCGACGCGCTCGTGTCGCGCCGTCCCTACAAGGAACCTTGGCCGGTGGCCGACGCCTTCGCCGAGATCGAGAAGCTGGCCGGGAAGCATTTCGATCCGCGGGTCGCGGCGGCGTTCTTGGCGATCAAGCCGGAGGTCGTTCAGATCGTGCACCGGTACGCCGACGAAGCGGCGGCGTGA
- a CDS encoding Crp/Fnr family transcriptional regulator — MTHAASLPATTGNLFLDSLSLATRETLTPTLVRSSLRQGQILAQAGTLIEEIHFPIRSLISTVARLKDGGGIEVGLAGHEGMSALSIAYGSRMSPHVTVVQIEDSAYCMSAQLFIDRMRVDRDLRERAFAYAEYSFNAATQFVACNSLHPIEERFARWILMATDRVVSDELGLTHEYSAQMLGVRRASVTVAAGLLGKAGLIAFRRGHILVLDRPALEAAACECYAVVNAELRRLMGYDIRGRGR; from the coding sequence ATGACGCATGCCGCAAGCCTGCCGGCGACGACGGGCAACCTTTTCTTGGACTCGCTCTCGCTCGCGACGCGCGAGACGCTCACGCCGACGCTGGTTCGCTCCTCGCTCCGTCAAGGGCAGATTCTGGCCCAAGCCGGGACACTCATCGAGGAGATCCACTTTCCGATTCGCAGCCTGATCTCGACCGTCGCACGGCTCAAGGACGGCGGCGGCATCGAGGTGGGCCTGGCCGGCCACGAGGGGATGAGCGCACTCTCCATCGCTTACGGCAGCCGCATGAGCCCGCACGTCACCGTGGTGCAGATCGAGGATTCGGCGTATTGCATGAGCGCGCAGCTCTTCATCGATCGCATGCGGGTGGACCGCGACTTGCGCGAGCGCGCGTTCGCGTACGCCGAGTACTCCTTCAACGCCGCCACCCAGTTCGTTGCGTGCAACAGCCTGCACCCGATCGAAGAGCGCTTCGCGCGCTGGATCCTGATGGCGACCGACCGCGTCGTGAGCGACGAGCTGGGGCTGACCCACGAGTACTCGGCGCAGATGCTCGGCGTGCGGCGCGCGAGCGTCACGGTTGCGGCCGGCTTGCTCGGGAAGGCCGGCCTGATCGCCTTTCGCCGTGGACACATTCTCGTGCTCGACCGGCCCGCGCTCGAGGCGGCCGCGTGCGAATGCTACGCCGTCGTGAACGCCGAGCTGCGCCGGCTGATGGGATACGACATCCGTGGCCGGGGTCGCTGA